A genomic segment from Acidobacteriota bacterium encodes:
- a CDS encoding PDZ domain-containing protein — protein sequence MRFPHASHAVLLLAGLAGAWLVFRLPAHPTITEAAGTVVSIGETAGQTAPSLAPPSASAAGLREGWNTRAAVRYLLGSLQRGERFRAYRLAGIIADPSAQGASRAVIEDLEAGTTRAYAVPDPLPDGSRLAAIRSNYVVLEKNGVRKRLRLHSRRGARNGPDAPEATGAEGYRKIGEREFDLNPYRVFGGDPDRVLDFSLKAALRGDSMEGVRISGLDPAGPAHRLGLREGDVLLAVNGRPVDSLLDGVRACLDAHGSDDVEIRLRRAGRPVTLTYHLFWQGRGSWTAATVLRSRAVASLLDDASVLHLF from the coding sequence ATGAGATTTCCTCACGCTTCGCACGCGGTCCTGCTGCTGGCGGGACTGGCCGGCGCCTGGCTGGTCTTCCGACTGCCGGCGCACCCGACGATTACGGAGGCGGCGGGGACCGTTGTGTCGATCGGAGAGACGGCCGGTCAAACGGCGCCGTCCCTGGCACCTCCCTCCGCTTCCGCGGCCGGCCTCCGTGAGGGGTGGAACACGCGTGCCGCGGTCCGGTACCTGCTCGGGAGCCTCCAGAGGGGGGAGCGGTTCCGAGCCTATCGGCTGGCCGGGATCATCGCGGATCCTTCGGCCCAGGGCGCCAGCCGCGCCGTCATCGAAGACCTGGAAGCGGGGACCACCCGCGCCTACGCCGTCCCCGACCCCCTTCCCGATGGTTCCCGCCTGGCCGCTATCAGGAGCAACTATGTCGTCCTGGAAAAGAACGGCGTCAGGAAACGGTTGCGGCTCCATTCCCGCCGCGGTGCCCGGAACGGCCCGGATGCCCCGGAGGCCACCGGGGCGGAGGGGTACAGAAAGATCGGCGAACGCGAGTTCGACCTGAATCCGTACCGGGTGTTCGGGGGCGACCCCGACCGGGTCCTCGATTTCTCGCTGAAGGCGGCGCTCCGCGGGGACTCCATGGAAGGGGTGCGGATCTCCGGACTCGATCCCGCCGGTCCGGCCCATCGCCTCGGATTGAGGGAGGGGGACGTGCTGCTGGCAGTCAACGGCAGGCCGGTCGACAGTCTCCTCGACGGCGTCCGGGCCTGCCTCGACGCGCACGGGTCCGACGACGTCGAGATCAGGCTCCGCCGCGCGGGGCGGCCCGTCACCCTGACCTACCATCTCTTCTGGCAGGGCCGCGGCTCGTGGACTGCAGCCACCGTGCTCCGATCGCGCGCCGTCGCCTCCCTTCTCGACGACGCCTCCGTTCTGCACCTTTTCTAG
- a CDS encoding type II toxin-antitoxin system RelE/ParE family toxin: protein MHVREQIADVPDDLQRNPRPPGGKKLVGTTGYRVRMGDYRILYTIDDASSVVRVYRIGHRREIYR, encoded by the coding sequence ATGCACGTGCGCGAACAGATCGCTGATGTCCCGGACGATCTGCAGAGGAATCCGCGTCCGCCGGGAGGCAAAAAACTGGTGGGGACAACAGGCTATCGCGTCAGAATGGGAGATTACCGCATTCTCTATACAATTGACGATGCATCATCGGTGGTGCGCGTGTACCGGATCGGGCACCGTCGTGAGATCTACCGCTGA
- a CDS encoding DUF4926 domain-containing protein, producing MSESIKLLDVVALTDELPARKLRRGQVGTVVELLGQDVFEVEFADNDGRAYASLALKEDQLLVLHYKPREAA from the coding sequence ATGAGCGAAAGCATCAAGCTTCTTGATGTTGTGGCATTGACGGACGAGCTGCCTGCCCGGAAACTTCGCCGTGGACAAGTGGGAACGGTTGTCGAGCTGCTGGGGCAGGATGTGTTTGAGGTGGAGTTTGCGGATAATGACGGCCGCGCCTATGCCAGTCTGGCGCTGAAAGAAGACCAGCTGTTGGTTCTGCATTACAAGCCGAGAGAAGCAGCCTGA